A part of Flavobacteriaceae bacterium GSB9 genomic DNA contains:
- a CDS encoding tetratricopeptide repeat protein has product MRYLLIIFLFVSANLFSQTDLVAKEYFKNGEYEKALLEYKKLYSKSPLNINFINQIVAVHQELEQYSEAEKFLLDVMERLEYPAFLVELGYNYQLQDKIEKGQELYKKALATIDDRASNVFSVARSFRNHSLLKEAATAYEKAMVLNPDFNFNIQLAQIYGEQGILEKMFNSYLDFAKSNPIVLSDVKRAINDFITEDGQNDNNMLFRKMLLKKMQQQPDVLWNELLSWLFIQQKEFNKAFVQEKGIYNRKLAGLDRIEELAAICVDENETEVAKAIYNYIVETAQNPDTKLKAHYSLLQIQVNESTKAEYQDIKQKYLDLLERFGDDAEILNLQISYAHFLAFYMNETDEATQFLERVLKQPLNQLENAQVKLELGDILVLQEQFNKALIYYTQIQRNLKNSTISQQARFKVAKASYYKGDFKWAEAQLKILKSSTSQLIANDALDLKLLITDNKYEDSLQTALKQYAKADLLAFQNRNDDAIALLNKILDAHKTEPIIAQILYKQAQLFELKREYEKAKANYEVLIENYRDGILVDDALFNLAQLFEKQLNLPEKAKTLYENIVFNHADSIYFVDARKRFRALRGDFIN; this is encoded by the coding sequence ATGAGGTATCTGCTAATCATATTTTTGTTTGTTTCGGCTAATCTGTTTTCGCAAACTGATTTGGTAGCTAAAGAATACTTTAAAAATGGCGAGTACGAAAAAGCCTTGTTGGAGTATAAAAAGCTGTATTCTAAATCGCCTTTAAACATTAATTTTATTAACCAAATTGTTGCGGTGCATCAAGAACTGGAGCAGTACTCCGAAGCCGAAAAGTTTCTTTTGGATGTTATGGAGCGCCTAGAATATCCTGCGTTTTTAGTGGAATTAGGATACAATTACCAGCTTCAAGATAAAATTGAAAAAGGACAAGAACTATATAAAAAAGCCTTGGCTACTATTGACGATAGAGCCAGTAATGTGTTTTCTGTAGCTAGAAGTTTTAGAAATCATTCACTTTTAAAAGAGGCCGCAACGGCCTACGAAAAGGCAATGGTTTTAAACCCCGATTTTAATTTTAATATACAATTGGCCCAAATTTATGGCGAGCAAGGGATTCTTGAAAAAATGTTTAATAGCTATTTAGATTTTGCTAAATCCAACCCTATTGTTTTAAGTGATGTAAAACGCGCCATAAACGATTTTATTACCGAAGATGGGCAAAACGACAACAATATGCTTTTTCGCAAAATGCTGTTAAAAAAAATGCAGCAACAACCCGATGTGCTTTGGAACGAGCTGTTAAGTTGGCTGTTTATACAACAAAAGGAATTTAACAAAGCGTTCGTGCAAGAAAAGGGCATTTACAACCGAAAACTTGCTGGTTTAGATAGAATTGAAGAATTAGCAGCCATCTGTGTTGATGAAAATGAAACCGAAGTGGCAAAAGCGATTTATAATTACATTGTTGAAACGGCCCAAAACCCAGATACCAAATTAAAGGCCCATTACAGTTTGCTTCAAATTCAAGTTAATGAAAGTACCAAAGCAGAATATCAAGATATCAAGCAAAAGTATTTAGACCTGCTAGAGCGCTTTGGTGATGATGCCGAAATCTTAAACCTGCAAATTTCATACGCACATTTTTTAGCGTTTTATATGAACGAAACCGATGAGGCAACCCAATTTTTAGAACGGGTTTTAAAACAGCCTCTAAACCAGTTGGAAAATGCACAGGTTAAATTAGAGCTTGGCGACATTCTAGTGCTCCAAGAACAATTTAATAAAGCTTTGATCTACTACACGCAAATTCAGCGTAACCTAAAAAACAGTACCATTTCACAACAGGCAAGGTTTAAGGTGGCTAAAGCAAGTTACTACAAAGGCGATTTTAAATGGGCTGAAGCTCAGTTAAAAATCTTAAAGTCGTCAACATCACAACTTATTGCCAATGATGCGTTGGACTTAAAATTGTTGATTACAGATAATAAGTATGAAGACTCGTTACAAACCGCATTAAAACAATATGCAAAAGCCGATTTATTGGCCTTTCAAAACAGAAATGATGATGCCATAGCGTTGCTCAATAAAATTTTAGATGCGCACAAAACAGAGCCAATAATAGCACAGATACTCTATAAACAGGCCCAATTATTTGAATTAAAACGTGAATATGAAAAAGCCAAGGCAAACTATGAAGTGCTAATTGAAAATTACCGCGATGGCATTTTGGTAGACGATGCACTCTTTAATTTAGCGCAACTTTTCGAAAAACAGTTGAACCTACCTGAAAAAGCAAAAACACTATACGAAAACATTGTTTTTAACCATGCCGATAGTATTTATTTTGTAGATGCCAGGAAACGTTTTAGAGCGTTGCGGGGTGATTTTATCAATTAG
- a CDS encoding helix-turn-helix domain-containing protein, producing the protein MSESNLAKRVKELRRRKGLSQEDLAENSGLSLRTIQRIENNETVPRGDTLKKMSQALNCTHEDIVDWKVQEDKGYLTLMSLSALGFLFFPLLGVIIPLTLWILKKERVKGVNRLGKSILNFQITWALLLFSFYICFITGMLGGFLGKLLTFISPSPWLSIIIVLGTLYGYNIVITVINTLRIHKEKSVFFKPALPILR; encoded by the coding sequence ATGAGTGAATCGAATTTAGCAAAGCGCGTAAAAGAATTAAGAAGAAGAAAAGGATTATCTCAGGAAGATTTAGCCGAAAATTCAGGTTTAAGTTTAAGAACAATCCAAAGAATTGAAAATAATGAAACAGTACCAAGAGGCGATACCTTAAAAAAAATGTCGCAAGCCTTAAATTGTACTCATGAAGATATTGTTGATTGGAAAGTTCAAGAGGATAAAGGGTATTTAACATTGATGAGCTTGTCTGCTTTGGGGTTTTTGTTTTTTCCTTTGTTGGGCGTCATCATTCCTTTAACATTGTGGATACTTAAAAAAGAGAGAGTAAAAGGGGTTAATCGACTAGGGAAATCAATTTTAAACTTTCAAATTACTTGGGCACTTTTGTTGTTTTCTTTTTATATCTGTTTTATTACAGGGATGTTAGGTGGTTTTTTGGGAAAACTATTAACATTTATATCTCCAAGTCCCTGGTTAAGTATAATTATAGTTTTAGGAACTCTATATGGGTATAATATTGTTATAACGGTAATTAATACGCTAAGAATCCACAAAGAAAAATCGGTATTCTTTAAGCCGGCATTGCCAATTTTAAGGTAA
- a CDS encoding DUF4286 family protein has protein sequence MYIYNVTVNIDETIHDEWLKWIKKHIPQVLGTGKFEKATLTKVLVEEDMGGITYSIQYRSYSREALDAYYREDADRLRTEGLKKFADKMLAFRTELQIVDEYTVNFK, from the coding sequence ATGTACATCTACAACGTTACGGTAAATATCGACGAAACCATTCACGATGAGTGGCTAAAATGGATAAAGAAACACATACCACAAGTATTGGGCACGGGGAAGTTTGAAAAAGCCACATTAACGAAAGTGTTGGTTGAAGAAGACATGGGCGGCATAACGTATTCCATTCAATACCGTTCGTATTCGCGTGAAGCTTTGGATGCCTATTACCGCGAAGATGCCGATAGATTGAGAACCGAAGGCCTAAAAAAGTTCGCCGATAAAATGCTGGCCTTTCGTACCGAACTTCAAATAGTTGATGAATACACAGTAAATTTCAAATAG
- the rsmA gene encoding 16S rRNA (adenine(1518)-N(6)/adenine(1519)-N(6))-dimethyltransferase RsmA, translating to MANQSNQNHVRAKKHLGQHFLTDESVAQKIADTLSLQGYKKVLEIGPGMGVLTKYLLKKETTTYVVEIDTESVAYLQANYLNLAPRIIEKDFLKYDLNEVFHGEPFAIIGNFPYNISSQIVFKALEMRNQIPEFSGMFQKEVAQRICEKEGSKTYGILSVLVQAFYDAEYLFTVPPTVFSPPPKVDSGVLRLVRKQNYSLQCNETLFFKIVKQAFQQRRKTIRNSLKTFNLSDNLKANSIFGQRPEQLSVQQFIALTQLIENDI from the coding sequence GTGGCAAACCAATCCAATCAAAATCATGTAAGAGCTAAAAAACATTTAGGTCAGCATTTTTTAACCGACGAATCTGTGGCTCAAAAAATTGCAGACACCCTAAGTTTACAAGGCTATAAAAAAGTTTTGGAAATTGGTCCGGGTATGGGCGTGCTCACTAAATACCTCTTAAAAAAAGAAACCACAACCTATGTTGTAGAAATTGATACTGAATCGGTTGCGTATTTGCAGGCCAATTATTTAAACCTTGCCCCGAGAATTATTGAAAAAGACTTTTTAAAGTACGACTTAAATGAAGTATTTCATGGTGAACCCTTCGCCATAATAGGAAATTTTCCTTATAACATATCAAGTCAAATTGTATTTAAGGCTTTAGAAATGCGAAACCAAATCCCCGAATTCTCGGGTATGTTTCAAAAAGAAGTTGCCCAGCGTATTTGCGAAAAAGAAGGGAGTAAAACATACGGCATTCTTTCGGTTTTGGTTCAGGCATTTTACGATGCCGAATATCTGTTTACGGTGCCGCCCACGGTATTTAGCCCGCCACCAAAGGTCGATTCTGGTGTGTTGCGCTTGGTAAGAAAGCAAAATTACAGCCTTCAGTGCAATGAAACGCTCTTTTTTAAAATTGTAAAACAGGCTTTCCAGCAGCGCAGAAAAACCATCCGTAACAGTTTAAAAACCTTTAATTTATCAGATAATTTAAAAGCAAATAGTATATTTGGCCAACGTCCCGAACAATTGAGTGTTCAACAATTTATTGCACTTACACAACTTATAGAAAACGATATTTAA
- the mgtE gene encoding magnesium transporter, with the protein MAEEKENIQFQLTDQLLEQVELLIENQDNKGLKKLMDEFHYADIAEILDELDLDGAMYVIKLLDSETTSDILMELDEDNREKVLKNLSDKEIADEVEELDTDDAADIIAELPEERRQEVISQIEDEAHKAEIKELLAYDEDTAGGLMAKELVKVYETWTVAGCLRRIRGQAKDVTRVHSIYVVDKQERLIGRLSLKDLIVAKNDQKIADIYISNVDYVNVNEDVEEVAKIMAKYDLEAIPVIQSDDNKVLLGRITIDDIVDVLKEEADRDYQMAAGITGDVEADDSILQLTKARLPWLFLGLVGGVGAFLIMEGFQEAFSKYAVLFFFTPLIAAMAGNVGVQSSAIIVQGLANDDVKGSVNSRLIKEMLLAALNGFILALFLFFFVWATKGEMNTAFAISVSLVAVIIVAGLIGTFVPLFLDKRGIDPAIATGPFITTSNDIFGILIYFWIAKMILGI; encoded by the coding sequence TTGGCAGAAGAGAAAGAAAACATACAATTTCAGCTTACAGACCAGCTTTTAGAGCAAGTTGAGCTGCTCATCGAAAATCAAGACAATAAAGGATTAAAAAAGCTAATGGATGAATTTCATTATGCCGATATTGCCGAGATTCTGGATGAGTTAGACTTAGATGGTGCCATGTATGTTATCAAGCTTTTAGACTCTGAAACAACTTCCGATATTCTAATGGAATTGGATGAAGATAACAGGGAAAAAGTTTTAAAAAACCTATCGGATAAAGAAATAGCTGATGAGGTTGAAGAGCTCGATACCGATGATGCCGCCGATATCATTGCCGAACTGCCAGAAGAACGCAGGCAAGAAGTAATCTCCCAAATTGAAGATGAGGCACACAAGGCTGAAATTAAAGAGTTGTTGGCTTATGACGAAGATACAGCGGGGGGCTTAATGGCTAAAGAGCTTGTAAAAGTTTACGAAACTTGGACGGTAGCTGGATGTTTACGTCGCATTCGTGGACAAGCAAAAGATGTTACCAGAGTTCACTCTATTTATGTTGTTGATAAACAAGAACGGCTCATTGGGCGCTTATCGCTAAAGGATTTAATAGTCGCAAAAAACGACCAAAAAATTGCCGACATATACATATCAAATGTTGATTACGTTAACGTAAACGAAGATGTTGAAGAAGTAGCCAAAATCATGGCTAAATACGATTTGGAAGCCATTCCCGTTATTCAAAGTGATGACAACAAAGTGCTTTTAGGACGAATCACCATCGATGATATTGTGGATGTTTTAAAAGAAGAAGCCGACAGAGATTACCAAATGGCAGCAGGTATTACTGGCGATGTTGAGGCCGATGATAGTATTCTGCAACTTACCAAAGCGCGTTTGCCTTGGCTGTTTTTAGGGCTAGTTGGTGGTGTAGGGGCATTTTTAATCATGGAAGGCTTTCAGGAAGCGTTTAGTAAATATGCCGTATTGTTCTTTTTTACACCATTAATTGCGGCTATGGCCGGAAACGTTGGGGTGCAGTCTAGTGCCATTATTGTTCAGGGTTTGGCCAATGACGATGTTAAGGGAAGTGTAAACAGCAGGCTGATAAAAGAAATGTTGCTCGCTGCATTAAATGGGTTTATACTAGCCTTATTTCTTTTCTTTTTTGTTTGGGCTACAAAAGGCGAAATGAATACAGCATTCGCTATTTCAGTTTCACTAGTTGCGGTTATTATTGTAGCTGGCCTTATAGGTACATTTGTGCCACTTTTTCTAGATAAACGCGGTATAGATCCAGCTATTGCAACAGGGCCTTTTATAACCACTAGCAACGATATTTTTGGAATTTTAATTTACTTCTGGATTGCAAAAATGATTCTCGGTATTTAA